One uncultured Hyphomonas sp. genomic region harbors:
- a CDS encoding VOC family protein, which produces MAKVIGLGGVFFHCADVDATRDWYRRVLGMEIDDYGGSSFTHADSAALFPQGARTIWAPFKAGSDYFKPSDADFMFNLMVDDFDGMLERLKAEGVAMEGEPMIESYGKFAWVMDPDGRKIELWQPVEPAPEGATPET; this is translated from the coding sequence ATGGCAAAAGTGATCGGTTTGGGGGGCGTATTCTTCCACTGCGCAGACGTGGACGCCACGCGTGACTGGTACAGGCGCGTCCTTGGGATGGAGATCGACGATTATGGCGGCAGCAGTTTTACCCATGCCGACTCGGCGGCCCTTTTCCCGCAGGGTGCCCGGACGATCTGGGCGCCGTTCAAGGCAGGCAGCGACTATTTCAAACCCTCGGATGCCGACTTCATGTTCAACCTGATGGTCGATGATTTCGACGGCATGCTTGAACGTCTGAAGGCGGAAGGGGTGGCGATGGAAGGCGAGCCGATGATCGAATCCTATGGCAAGTTTGCCTGGGTGATGGATCCGGACGGGCGCAAAATCGAACTCTGGCAGCCGGTCGAACCTGCACCGGAAGGGGCCACGCCGGAAACGTAA
- a CDS encoding haloalkane dehalogenase, with protein MTIDALRTPDDRFAGLPGWPYAPHYVDDLPGYEGLRVHYVDEGPEKAVRTYLCLHGQPTWSYLYRKMIPVFLESGARVIAPDWLGFGRSDKPVADETYTFHFHRNMMVELVRRLDLQNITLVCQDWGGLLGLTLPPDMPERFERLIVMNTAIATGESPGKGFDAWKAYNASQPDMDIAALMKRGTSVLSDAEAAAYAAPFPDITYKAGVRRFPELVMVAPGMEGVKTSQRAADWWAQEWQGETFMAVGGADPVLGPPAMEKLRAQIRGCPEPMLIEEAGHFVQEWGEPVARAALKAFGEL; from the coding sequence ATGACGATCGATGCATTGCGCACGCCGGACGACCGGTTTGCCGGCCTGCCCGGCTGGCCCTACGCCCCGCACTATGTTGACGACCTGCCCGGTTATGAGGGCCTGCGCGTCCACTATGTCGATGAAGGGCCCGAAAAGGCCGTGCGCACCTATCTCTGCCTGCACGGCCAGCCGACCTGGTCTTACCTTTACCGCAAGATGATCCCGGTCTTCCTGGAGTCGGGCGCCCGGGTCATCGCGCCGGACTGGCTGGGCTTCGGCCGCTCCGACAAGCCGGTGGCGGACGAGACCTACACATTCCATTTCCACCGCAACATGATGGTCGAGCTGGTCAGACGGCTGGACCTCCAGAACATCACCCTTGTCTGCCAGGACTGGGGTGGCCTGCTGGGCCTCACCCTGCCGCCTGACATGCCGGAGCGGTTCGAGCGCCTGATCGTGATGAACACGGCGATCGCGACGGGCGAGTCGCCCGGCAAGGGGTTCGATGCATGGAAAGCCTATAATGCGTCCCAGCCGGATATGGACATCGCGGCCCTGATGAAACGCGGCACGTCCGTCCTCTCGGATGCAGAGGCTGCGGCCTATGCCGCCCCCTTCCCCGACATCACCTACAAGGCGGGCGTACGCCGGTTCCCGGAACTGGTCATGGTCGCGCCCGGCATGGAAGGCGTGAAGACATCGCAGCGCGCGGCCGACTGGTGGGCCCAGGAATGGCAGGGCGAGACGTTCATGGCCGTGGGCGGCGCAGACCCGGTACTCGGCCCGCCGGCAATGGAGAAGCTGCGCGCGCAGATCCGGGGCTGCCCTGAACCGATGCTGATCGAGGAGGCCGGCCACTTCGTGCAGGAATGGGGAGAGCCCGTCGCGCGCGCCGCACTGAAAGCCTTCGGGGAGCTCTGA